A genomic window from Motacilla alba alba isolate MOTALB_02 chromosome 2, Motacilla_alba_V1.0_pri, whole genome shotgun sequence includes:
- the NRSN1 gene encoding neurensin-1: MSSYADICGSKHTQGSTEGGYQRYGVRSYLHQFYEDCTASIWEYEDDFQIQRSPSRWSSVFWKVGLISGTAFMLIGVAVLVVGFLVPPKIEALGKDDFVVVDTRAVQFNGSLDICKLAGAILFCVGGSTVAACLLMSAFAKSYSKEEKYLQQRFKERIADIKAHANPVTKAPAPGESKIPVTLSRVQNVQPLSET; encoded by the exons ATGAGCTCCTATGCTGACATCTGCGGGTCCAAGCACACGCAGGGCAGCACCGAGGGAGGGTACCAACGCTACGGAGTTCGGTCCTACCTGCATCAGTTTTATGAAGACTGCACAGCTTCAATTTGGGAGTATGAGGATGATTTTCAGATCCAGAGATCGCCGAGCAGGTGGAGCTCTGTATTCTGGAAG gtcGGACTCATCTCTGGGACGGCTTTTATGCTGATTGGTGTAGCTGTTCTTGTAGTGGGTTTTCTTGTGCCACCAAAAATAGAAGCCCTTGGGAAGGATGATTTTGTCGTTGTGGATACCCGTGCTGTTCAGTTCAATGGGTCTCTCGATATATGCAAGCTGGCAGGAGCAATCTTGTTCTGTGTTGGAGGGTCCACTGTGGCAGCGTGTCTGCTGATGTCTGCTTTTGCTAAAAGTTACTCCAAAGAAGAGAAGTACCTCCAGCAAAGATTTAAAGAGAGAATAGCTGATATAAAAGCCCATGCAAACCCAGTCACAAAAGCGCCAGCACCAGGAGAATCAAAGATACCTGTCACTTTGTCCAGAGTTCAAAATGTCCAGCCTTTATCTGAAACCTGA